GTTACTTTACCCTAAATGAGGATGGGTCAGAACGCATTAGCATGATGAAATTTCTCAATGCGTTGATTGATGCTGAAGGCGTAGAATTAGATGGCAAAAGCCAAAATGGCAATGGTCGGGGCGGTCGCAATGCTAGTTACCGAATCAGCGTTCAATCTAATGGAAATTTGCTGATTGGGTCTACCTATACCAAGCAGATGGAGTTGGCTCCTGGCGACGAGTTTGAAATTTCCCTTGGACGAAAGCATATCCATTTAAAACAGATTACCGATGATGAAGACTAGGACGCAATTGCCTAAATCTATGTCAGAGGCACGGCAATTATACTGCGGACGACTAGTGGCTTAACATTGTAGCGGAGAGATTTGGCACACTGGGAGTATCCCCCAACCGACTCTCCTACTCGCATGATTAAAATTGATTTCACCGCAGAGGAAATCCAACACCTCAACTACGAGCGCTATCATCATCCTCACCCACGGGTGCAGCGACGGATGGAAGTCCTCTACTTAAAGAGTCAAGGTCTTGCCCATGCCCAGATCTGCCAGCTTTGTCAGATTAGCCGTCCGACCTTAGCCAAAACCCTTCGTTTGTATCAACAAGGAGGAATTGAAGGACTGAAGACCCTGGAATATAAAGGTCAACCCAGTTCACTCAACGCTCATAGCGATA
The genomic region above belongs to Acaryochloris sp. CCMEE 5410 and contains:
- a CDS encoding AbrB family transcriptional regulator, giving the protein MAKKQKQGKTPLSGQALVEKVKQLEDLSREEKAKECGYFTLNEDGSERISMMKFLNALIDAEGVELDGKSQNGNGRGGRNASYRISVQSNGNLLIGSTYTKQMELAPGDEFEISLGRKHIHLKQITDDED